Proteins from a genomic interval of Gossypium hirsutum isolate 1008001.06 chromosome A09, Gossypium_hirsutum_v2.1, whole genome shotgun sequence:
- the LOC107893036 gene encoding probable polygalacturonase At1g80170 isoform X2: MFKHAWDAACDTSAPSPTFLVPQGKTYLLQPLTFNGKHCNSNNITLQIDGRIIAPTKPSAWDCETNCNHWIGFENFDGLHIQGSGTINGQGDKWWKLSCKDNEKSCQHRKPTGFMIGHSKNVDIKGLTFEDSPQMHIAFESSTLIHATELTIRAPGHSPNTDGIHIQRSTNVSIDNSTIQTGDDCISIGNESKYINISNIKCGPGHGISIGSLGIMGKTEDVEFVHVRNVTFHGTTNGVRIKTWQGGHGHARNIKFEDITSHSSTRPIIIDQYYCPHKQCKNQTSAVEISNIAYENINGTSHKKIAVQLSCSESIPCKNITMKDINLIYEKHKDKTSSYCLNARGLRNGRVHPSISCLQQEDNF, from the exons ATGTTTAAGCATGCCTGGGATGCTGCTTGTGATACTTCAGCTCCATCACCAACCTTTCTTGTACCTCAAGGGAAGACGTATCTGCTGCAACCTTTAACTTTCAATGGCAAACATTGCAACTCTAATAACATTACGTTGCAG ATTGATGGGAGAATCATAGCCCCAACCAAACCTTCTGCATGGGACTGTGAAACAAATTGTAACCATTGGATTGGCTTTGAAAATTTCGATGGTCTGCACATTCAAGGATCTGGTACCATCAATGGCCAGGGAGATAAATGGTGGAAACTTTCTTGCAAAGATAACGAAAAG TCCTGTCAACATCGGAAACCAACG ggttttatGATAGGACACTCCAAGAATGTAGATATCAAAGGTTTAACCTTTGAAGACAGTCCACAAATGCACATTGCATTCGAAAGCTCTACTTTGATTCATGCCACTGAACTTACAATCAGAGCTCCGGGACACAGTCCCAACACTGACGGAATTCACATCCAACGTTCCACCAATGTCTCTATAGATAATTCAACCATTCAAACcg GTGATGATTGCAtatcaattggcaatgaatcTAAATACATTAACATTAGTAACATCAAATGCGGTCCAGGTCATGGAATAAG cattgggagccttggaattaTGGGAAAAACTGAGGATGTTGAATTTGTTCATGTAAGAAATGTTACATTCCATGGAACAACTAATGGAGTTAGAATCAAAACTTGGCAG GGAGGACACGGTCATGCGAGGAACATTAAATTTGAAGATATAACTTCCCATTCTTCGACTCGACCTATTATTATCGATCAATATTATTGCCCTCATAAACAATGCAAGAACCAA ACATCAGCTGTGGAGATCAGCAATATAGCTTATGAAAATATCAACGGGACATCACATAAAAAAATAGCAGTGCAGCTTTCATGCAGTGAGTCCATTCCTTGCAAAAATATCACAATGAAAGACATTAACTTGATATACGAGAAGCATAAAGACAAAACGTCATCGTATTGTCTTAATGCTCGTGGCTTGAGAAACGGAAGGGTCCATCCAAGTATATCTTGTTTACAACAAGAAgataatttttag
- the LOC107893036 gene encoding probable polygalacturonase At1g80170 isoform X1: MATSKILLLLLLIQCIVFTGSSRQLKNTNINIDNTFNVINFGAIGDGQKDDSKMFKHAWDAACDTSAPSPTFLVPQGKTYLLQPLTFNGKHCNSNNITLQIDGRIIAPTKPSAWDCETNCNHWIGFENFDGLHIQGSGTINGQGDKWWKLSCKDNEKSCQHRKPTGFMIGHSKNVDIKGLTFEDSPQMHIAFESSTLIHATELTIRAPGHSPNTDGIHIQRSTNVSIDNSTIQTGDDCISIGNESKYINISNIKCGPGHGISIGSLGIMGKTEDVEFVHVRNVTFHGTTNGVRIKTWQGGHGHARNIKFEDITSHSSTRPIIIDQYYCPHKQCKNQTSAVEISNIAYENINGTSHKKIAVQLSCSESIPCKNITMKDINLIYEKHKDKTSSYCLNARGLRNGRVHPSISCLQQEDNF; this comes from the exons ATGGCAACTTCGAAAATCTTGTTGTTACTTCTTTTGATCCAATGCATTGTATTCACTGGCTCTTCTCGTCAGTTGAAGAACACCAACATAAATATCGACAATACATTTAATGTGATTAACTTTGGAGCTATTGGAGATGGACAGAAAGATGATTCTAAG ATGTTTAAGCATGCCTGGGATGCTGCTTGTGATACTTCAGCTCCATCACCAACCTTTCTTGTACCTCAAGGGAAGACGTATCTGCTGCAACCTTTAACTTTCAATGGCAAACATTGCAACTCTAATAACATTACGTTGCAG ATTGATGGGAGAATCATAGCCCCAACCAAACCTTCTGCATGGGACTGTGAAACAAATTGTAACCATTGGATTGGCTTTGAAAATTTCGATGGTCTGCACATTCAAGGATCTGGTACCATCAATGGCCAGGGAGATAAATGGTGGAAACTTTCTTGCAAAGATAACGAAAAG TCCTGTCAACATCGGAAACCAACG ggttttatGATAGGACACTCCAAGAATGTAGATATCAAAGGTTTAACCTTTGAAGACAGTCCACAAATGCACATTGCATTCGAAAGCTCTACTTTGATTCATGCCACTGAACTTACAATCAGAGCTCCGGGACACAGTCCCAACACTGACGGAATTCACATCCAACGTTCCACCAATGTCTCTATAGATAATTCAACCATTCAAACcg GTGATGATTGCAtatcaattggcaatgaatcTAAATACATTAACATTAGTAACATCAAATGCGGTCCAGGTCATGGAATAAG cattgggagccttggaattaTGGGAAAAACTGAGGATGTTGAATTTGTTCATGTAAGAAATGTTACATTCCATGGAACAACTAATGGAGTTAGAATCAAAACTTGGCAG GGAGGACACGGTCATGCGAGGAACATTAAATTTGAAGATATAACTTCCCATTCTTCGACTCGACCTATTATTATCGATCAATATTATTGCCCTCATAAACAATGCAAGAACCAA ACATCAGCTGTGGAGATCAGCAATATAGCTTATGAAAATATCAACGGGACATCACATAAAAAAATAGCAGTGCAGCTTTCATGCAGTGAGTCCATTCCTTGCAAAAATATCACAATGAAAGACATTAACTTGATATACGAGAAGCATAAAGACAAAACGTCATCGTATTGTCTTAATGCTCGTGGCTTGAGAAACGGAAGGGTCCATCCAAGTATATCTTGTTTACAACAAGAAgataatttttag